ACTGGAGTTTCCAAGATTGGTCTAGTGGGTGTGCTCGAAAGACTGCCTTGGCCTGCAGTGCAGGAGAAGGCTTTGTAAAGAATCCAGGAATGAAGATGCCTGACACGTCTGGGTCATGGTTCAATAGGAGTATGAGCCTCAAGGAATGCGAGGATTTGTGCTTGAAGAATTGCTCTTGCGTTGCATATGCGAATACGGATATTACTACAAGAAGTGGATGCTTGCTTTGGTTTAGTGACTTGATCGACATTAGGGAATTCACTGATACAGGCCAAGACCTATACGTACGAATGGCTGCTTCATATCTAGGTAGATCTCTGTTTTCTTATAAATTTCTTCATGGTAGACATACGGAAGGAGGTTCCAACATGTTGCGATTGAAGTAGCAGAGACTGAGCATTTCTATCTGCTACTAATTATACTTTCAAGTTTTGTACTAACTCCACATGCACATCTTAAGGTGAGAtcaagaagaaggaagaatccAGGAGGGAGAAGCGAATAGGAATCATTATCTGCACCACTGTATTTGGCGCAGGTGTGCTTGTACTTGCATGGATCTTGTATACTAGGAAAAGGAGAATTCAAATCCGAGgtaaacttatttttaaaaaatttttgtcTTGATTTTAGTATCTGAGATAGACTTGAAgagtaatatattaaaaacaagAGAAATTACATAGTACACTCGGTTTACCTCTTGTCTATGTACCTTCATCTACAAGAATTCAGCTTGTCATGATAGGATCCACCCTTATCAGTAAGAGAGTGCATGCACCCAGTAGAGAATAATTTACCTTCTGATCTGCTATGCATTGTAATAGCACTACTGTGCCTGCACACGAATAATTAATCCATCAAATTGAAATGCATTTGCAAAATTCTACGTGTAATAGTTGAGCTGAAGGTTGCAATCAATTTTCAACTATTTAATTTCAGAGAAAATGAGAAGCGTAATTGGAAGAAGTTACAACGATCAAAGCAGAAATGAAGAGTTCGAGTTACCAATAATTGATTTCATCACCATAATGAAGGCCACAGATAACTTTTCAAGCCGAAACAAGCTTGGAGAAGGTGGTTTTGGTCCTGTATACAAGGTAATGTAGAACTACTATTTTCCCTTCGCCTAATAATGAAGAACGTAGAACCATATTGAGTATAGATTACACCACAAGTTATTCGGGAGAGGGAAGTGAGGAATCAAAACTCGAAATCACATGAGTGACTCTTATCACTCGACTAAGGAGGCCTACAACGTAAAACTTgagaaatgaaaaattattggtcaaaagaatatttatacagattatttttatttaaatctagTCTATGTGTACATGTAGTATAAATATATGGGATTTCATATGAATTCCATCATATATTTACATTATATTTACATTATAAATTCGATctagataaatatttttataaaatagaataaataatttaattttattgtagttacaaaatcattttaaaatttaagaattaattttatgaattataTGTTGGTTTTTTGGGAGAGAGAAGGAAGAGATATGGTTGAGACTGAAATGATCTACTCAACACATTAGAAATGTAACTAAAATACCATATAAGATCGTAGACAATTTTAAATCTAAacttaaaatcttttttttgaaatataaacttaaaatcttaataaaataatttaaaatttaattatttgattttgcATAACAACTATGATTTTAGATTTGCACTAAATCAATTATTCAACCCTCTTCCTTGATTTAAAAACtgcaaattttaaatattgtaaacTGTTGCATTTTACAAATATTGGTATCCGCCAACTCTTAAATTGGAAGTAAACTTAAATATAATTGTAAACATTATTGTAAATAGAGAAATCTATTCAATGAAAGAAATCTCTTTTTCTGATATTGTTTATGATCTCCTCGTAATCTATTCTCCTGATATTGTTTAAATCGAACAAATCTTTTCTCCTCGTATTGGTTGTTAGTGTAAAATCATATTCTTAGCTTGGCTTTGATGTTATGTTTTCCATTGTTAATTTGTTTATTGAAATTGAAATGTTGTACTGATTTGATTAACGTACTATTAGTTATACATTTGAAATATaactaaaacaatcatagaaaattataaacaattttaaattttaatgttaaaattttaacaaaataatttaaaatttaattatttgattttatataataaCAACCATAATCCATCTTagatttgcaggctaattaagTCAATTATTCAACATTATAtatatggattttttttttcattaccgTTATACATGTAAGTTTCTTTTAAATTTCTCTAAATATACATCtctatgaaaaatatatatatatatatataaaagcaaagtaattAAGGTACGTAGTATTATTTCTTGCATCgtaattctttttaattatggTTTGTTTTAgtgtattataaatatatagtttATATATGTCATTTAATCGCTTGACATTTTTGCCATAGTTCTTCCTTTGTTATCTAGAGTTTCTAGcggttattatttttcttttcatgaaaaTGGGTAAGTGCAATTTTGACACTTGGAAATAATTCATGCCAAAGGAAGATGAAAATCGTGGTCTTTCAATTAGTTTTAACTAATATTGAACGGCAATTTCAGGGCACAATAGATGGGCAAGAAATTGCAGTAAAGAGGCTTTCAATAAGTTCTGGACAAGGACTTGAAGAGTTTAAAAATGAAGTTCTATTAATTGCTAAACTTCAGCACCGAAATCTTGTCAAGCTTCTTGGTTGTTGCATCGATggagatgaaaggatgttaatTTACGAGTACATGCCCAACAAAAGCTTggacttctttatttttggtttgttCCTGTCCAAAAACCATATCATGAGTTCTGCTACTCTTTTTCCTTGATAATTTTGGGTTAATTAACTATACCATCAATTGATCAGATCAATCAAGAAGCAAGCTACTGGACTGGAACAAGCGCATCAACATCATTGATGGAATTGCCAGGGGGCTTCTGTATCTTCACCAAGATTCAAGACTCCGGATCATCCATAGAGATCTAAAAGCCAGCAACGTTCTGTTAGATAAAGGTATGAATCCAAAAATTTCAGATTTCGGCATGGCAAGGATATTTGGTGGAGATCAAACTGAGGCTAATACAAATAGAGTTGTGGGAACATTGTAAGTAAATCTACATTCTCTTTGTAATATATCTAACACTAGATCTATGTGTGTTGCTTTGTCaactcactttttttttttgttatgtaCTGTTTTCCAGTGGGTATATGGCTCCTGAGTATGCTGTTGATGGACTCTTCTCTTTGAAATCCGACATCTTTAGCTTTGGAGTATTAGTATTAGAAATAGTGAGTGGGAGGAAAAATAGAGGATTTCATAGTCATGATCATCTCCATAACCTTGTTGGACATGTAAGTGTGATGCAACCTCGAGCTCAATCAGAATAATGATTTTTAAACACAACTGACTGAATTGCCACTTTGAAATGTTTCAGGCATGGAGATTGTGGATGGAAGAAAGGCCACTTGAATTAATCGACAATATGTTAGAGAAGTCTGCTGTCTTTTCAGAAATAATAAGGTGTATTCACGTAGGGCTGCTATGTGTACAGAAGCAACCAGAGGACCGGCCAAACATGTCAACTGTAGTGCTAATGTTAGGGGGTGAGAGTTCGTTGCCCCAGCCAAAGCAGCCTGGCTTTTTCACAGAAAGGTTCATGCCTAAGACAGAGTCTTCTTCAAGCAATTGCAGATCAATTTCAGCCAATGAAATCACTATCACAATGTTAGATCCGCGGTAGAAGATTATTAAGAAAaacaaagtaaataaaaaataatctgaTGGTATGGAAATGATATTTAGGTAGCGAATGCTTGATCTTGTGGACTTCTGTCTTGAGATGTACACAAGAGGCACACTGCTATATGTTGGCACTGGTTAATcagtaagatttttttttttaataaattataatgattTTGGTACATATTTCCATTTAAAGGGATTCAGGGCATTCATTGAAAAAAATTCTCTCTCCATATACAAAGGAATTGAAtgtttgaaataataataataaa
The genomic region above belongs to Manihot esculenta cultivar AM560-2 chromosome 3, M.esculenta_v8, whole genome shotgun sequence and contains:
- the LOC110610862 gene encoding G-type lectin S-receptor-like serine/threonine-protein kinase At4g27290 isoform X5: MDPFAEVFVCFCLLFSVRTSTAVDVINPGQSIRDGDTIVSSGQTYELGFFTPGSSSGRYVGIWFKKISTGTVVWVANRETPILDRSGVLRFTDQGILHLLNRTNGVIWSSNKTRTASNPIAQLLDSGNFVVKDGNDVNPKNYLWQSFDYPGDTNLPGMKLGRNLVTGLDWTLSSWKSLDDPARGDYTAGIDPGGYPQLFYKKGSKITFRAGSWNGIRFTGAARMRPNPVYKYEFVLNEKEVYYNIHLLNSSVISRLVVNASGVTERLTWIDQTHSWARFFAIGEDQCDAYNLCGANAKCNINNIPMCDCLEGFEPKSVRDWSFQDWSSGCARKTALACSAGEGFVKNPGMKMPDTSGSWFNRSMSLKECEDLCLKNCSCVAYANTDITTRSGCLLWFSDLIDIREFTDTGQDLYVRMAASYLGEIKKKEESRREKRIGIIICTTVFGAGVLVLAWILYTRKRRIQIREKMRSVIGRSYNDQSRNEEFELPIIDFITIMKATDNFSSRNKLGEGGFGPVYKGTIDGQEIAVKRLSISSGQGLEEFKNEVLLIAKLQHRNLVKLLGCCIDGDERMLIYEYMPNKSLDFFIFDQSRSKLLDWNKRINIIDGIARGLLYLHQDSRLRIIHRDLKASNVLLDKGMNPKISDFGMARIFGGDQTEANTNRVVGTFGYMAPEYAVDGLFSLKSDIFSFGVLVLEIVSGRKNRGFHSHDHLHNLVGHAWRLWMEERPLELIDNMLEKSAVFSEIIRCIHVGLLCVQKQPEDRPNMSTVVLMLGGESSLPQPKQPGFFTERFMPKTESSSSNCRSISANEITITMLDPR